Proteins found in one Gimesia chilikensis genomic segment:
- a CDS encoding GAF domain-containing SpoIIE family protein phosphatase, which translates to MEQVLTAQPLDWIHGLCDQFTEITGWPLHFTPAKPGERKSLEAELCQNAKYCWYESIEDGKRTLGYLYLTLPYETANDHMFVTAIKLAELVGGLISKIETMGSSLELKNREVTTLMDVGLSVTRQEGLQDALQKLLEAALQLTGFRAAGFFLLNSESNQLSLRVQYCLHTFEIPFHRRKLKESPPDLEAFAHDALIVNRHENPELADWLPEGCLTGVCVSVQSETGPFGTLWAFDRRARHLNERDVHILKSIGAQVSTILERAVLLKESQNQLRLKKELKVISESFPVELAQERDWDREFQAAVQSISHHEVGGDLCEFIPLSPHVTCFALGDASGDSIPAAVVMASVRGALRTLTEGPIEQARDTQHVISRINTALYHTSLPHQFMSMLYGVIDTRARTFTYTNAGHPAPFWVHKGKITTLTSHGMLLGVTESNDYDYSVIPICKNDIIVGFSDGISEAMSSERKMFRSDGIMKVLENHIEDTADEVMRGIWSKLQQHLEGGNDGDDRTLMVVKFAPNPE; encoded by the coding sequence ATGGAACAGGTACTCACCGCGCAACCTCTGGATTGGATTCATGGTCTGTGTGACCAGTTTACGGAGATCACCGGCTGGCCGTTGCATTTTACGCCCGCCAAGCCGGGAGAACGCAAATCTCTGGAAGCGGAACTCTGCCAGAACGCGAAATACTGCTGGTACGAATCGATTGAAGACGGCAAGCGGACCCTGGGATACCTTTACCTGACGCTGCCTTATGAGACTGCCAATGATCACATGTTTGTGACGGCAATCAAGCTGGCTGAACTGGTGGGTGGATTAATCTCCAAGATTGAAACCATGGGCTCCTCGCTTGAGCTCAAGAACCGCGAAGTCACTACGTTGATGGATGTCGGCCTCTCGGTTACCCGCCAGGAGGGTCTGCAGGACGCACTCCAGAAACTGCTGGAAGCAGCTCTGCAACTGACGGGATTTCGGGCTGCAGGCTTTTTCCTGTTGAATTCGGAATCGAATCAACTCTCGCTCCGCGTCCAGTATTGTCTGCATACATTTGAGATTCCCTTTCATCGCCGGAAACTGAAAGAATCACCCCCTGATCTGGAAGCGTTCGCACACGATGCCCTGATTGTGAATCGGCACGAGAATCCGGAACTGGCCGACTGGTTGCCTGAGGGATGTCTGACGGGCGTCTGTGTGTCGGTGCAGTCCGAGACGGGCCCCTTTGGAACTCTATGGGCCTTCGATCGACGTGCCCGCCATCTCAATGAACGCGATGTCCATATTCTGAAATCAATTGGCGCCCAGGTCAGTACCATTCTGGAACGGGCTGTATTACTCAAAGAGAGTCAGAATCAGCTGCGTCTCAAGAAAGAGTTGAAGGTGATTTCAGAATCGTTTCCTGTCGAACTGGCCCAGGAACGTGACTGGGATCGCGAGTTCCAGGCAGCAGTCCAGTCGATCAGTCATCACGAAGTCGGGGGCGATCTCTGTGAATTCATTCCCCTTTCTCCGCATGTGACCTGTTTCGCGCTGGGAGACGCCTCGGGAGACAGTATCCCGGCTGCGGTGGTCATGGCATCTGTACGTGGTGCTTTACGTACATTGACAGAAGGGCCCATTGAACAGGCTAGAGATACGCAGCATGTCATCAGCCGCATTAATACGGCGCTGTATCATACTTCGCTGCCACATCAGTTCATGAGTATGCTATACGGCGTGATCGATACCCGGGCCCGGACGTTTACTTACACCAACGCGGGACATCCGGCGCCCTTCTGGGTTCATAAAGGGAAGATCACCACACTGACGTCTCACGGAATGCTGCTGGGAGTCACGGAATCAAATGATTATGACTATTCGGTCATTCCGATCTGTAAGAACGACATCATTGTCGGATTCAGTGATGGTATCAGCGAAGCCATGAGCAGCGAACGGAAAATGTTCCGCTCTGATGGCATCATGAAGGTCCTGGAAAATCACATTGAAGATACCGCAGACGAAGTGATGCGGGGGATCTGGTCCAAGCTGCAGCAACACCTCGAAGGGGGAAATGATGGTGACGACCGTACCCTGATGGTTGTCAAGTTCGCCCCCAATCCGGAGTGA
- a CDS encoding GNAT family N-acetyltransferase, with protein MITVAEINDIERLDHFRLAWRDLLGKTRGATFAHSPEWLEHYWAHFGKGLKLRVLFVTLRNKIIGIVPLVVKPVATPLGTVRVLTYPLDNWGTFYGQIGGNSAATMVSAIRHIRSTRRDWDLIDLRYVDQDGHDHRRTANALKSVGYQGSSAPWRRLSLVDTSDTSWIEYLASRSPEAREHIQQSEEITAQDGHVSFYRSRLEDPLAPGWNPRWDLWSQFEQMDFRHGNQTLIAGGAHTLSQKLDFLRDIHGPASRSGMARIDALFVNHRVVAFAYGLQHAAGTDYLAIGRAPDTNPETVTTLISNMIQQSILDDERGVNLSLLSPSAASLWQNSVRHSYRCSHYPLTVPRSQLLRLNRWMQQPVASPKANGSPAMVSDSQASREIESSIELAAIAPEDWPEENTMKVEPDSERPPFRIVG; from the coding sequence ATGATCACCGTTGCTGAAATCAACGACATCGAACGCCTGGATCACTTTCGTCTGGCGTGGCGCGATCTGCTCGGTAAAACCAGGGGAGCGACCTTCGCTCATTCTCCGGAATGGCTGGAACACTACTGGGCGCACTTCGGAAAAGGTCTCAAATTACGTGTTCTGTTCGTCACTCTGAGAAATAAAATCATCGGTATCGTGCCACTGGTAGTCAAACCGGTGGCAACACCGCTGGGCACCGTGCGCGTCCTGACCTACCCACTGGACAACTGGGGGACTTTCTATGGACAGATCGGTGGTAACTCGGCAGCGACAATGGTCTCAGCGATCAGACACATCCGGTCGACTCGACGTGACTGGGACCTGATCGACCTGCGTTATGTTGACCAGGATGGCCACGACCATCGGCGGACAGCCAACGCCTTAAAGTCAGTCGGCTACCAGGGCAGTTCGGCTCCCTGGCGTCGTTTGTCCCTGGTCGACACCAGTGATACCAGTTGGATCGAGTATCTGGCCAGTCGATCCCCTGAAGCCAGAGAGCACATTCAACAGTCTGAAGAAATCACGGCGCAAGACGGACATGTTTCCTTTTACCGCTCACGGTTGGAAGATCCGCTGGCTCCCGGCTGGAATCCTCGCTGGGATCTCTGGTCTCAGTTTGAGCAGATGGATTTCCGACATGGGAATCAGACACTGATCGCCGGAGGCGCTCATACTCTCAGTCAAAAGCTGGACTTCCTGCGGGATATCCATGGCCCTGCGTCACGCTCCGGAATGGCCCGCATCGATGCCCTGTTTGTCAATCATCGTGTCGTCGCATTTGCCTACGGCCTGCAACACGCTGCTGGTACTGATTACCTGGCCATCGGTCGTGCTCCTGATACCAATCCGGAAACGGTCACGACTCTCATCTCAAATATGATTCAGCAGTCAATCCTGGATGATGAACGTGGTGTGAACCTGAGCTTATTGAGCCCGTCTGCAGCCAGCCTGTGGCAGAACAGCGTACGACACAGCTACCGCTGCTCACATTATCCGCTGACGGTTCCACGGTCACAGTTATTACGGCTGAACCGCTGGATGCAGCAACCTGTAGCCAGTCCCAAAGCCAATGGCAGTCCAGCAATGGTCAGTGACAGTCAGGCCTCTCGGGAAATCGAATCGAGTATCGAACTGGCTGCGATTGCGCCGGAGGACTGGCCTGAAGAGAACACTATGAAAGTGGAGCCTGATTCCGAGCGTCCTCCCTTTCGCATTGTCGGCTGA